One genomic segment of Parus major isolate Abel chromosome 23, Parus_major1.1, whole genome shotgun sequence includes these proteins:
- the MARCKSL1 gene encoding MARCKS-related protein — MEALEGVGTFPEFVEKRGAVSGMSPSPQESPAWRIFLPQLKELGPFTLNPCGMRTWSIPSPADPPVRLSPRPAAPPLSAWAPPVRCFPSGKPRSVPGVPRFHRLQTPLLPVVVPPTPVSFSPSGPPPVLGAPRFPGREPFLGRGGVLGRGRGVPAVPNALPPQENGHVIYNGDMTPKVGVEVAPQNGNGSAEPPKEESEGEAGGADTIEPAPAAADGGDPKTEGAAAPKDAPKKKKKFSFKKSFKLSGISFRKNKKEAGDSSGSSPTEEQGKSEETPPGGLQPSAPPEEEQSGPGEGGEGPEPKDGGEAAGSQEEENQQQQGGESQGDTAKPEEPSKTAGPEPTTSPAEQKEE, encoded by the exons GAATCCCCAGCGTGGAGGATTTTCCTGCCACAGCTCAAGGAGCTCGGCCCCTTCACCCTGAACCCCTGTGGGATGAGAacctggagcatccccag CCCAGCGGATCCCCCCGTGAGACTCTCACCCAGGCCCGCTGCACCCCCTCTTTCTGCTTGGGCACCCCCCGTGCGCTGCTTTCCCTCGGGAAAGCCCCGCTCTGTGCCCGGTGTTCCCCGTTTCCACCGGCTGCAAACCCCACTTCTCCCCGTCGTGGTTCCCCCCACCCCCGTGTCTTTTTCTCCATCCGGACCCCCCCCCGTGCTCGGTGCCCCCCGTTTTCCCGGCCGGGAGCCCTTTTTAGGGCGtgggggggttttggggagggggcgCGGGGTCCCGGCGGTGCCTAACGCGCTCCCCCCGCAGGAGAACGGCCATGTCATCTACAACGGGGACATGACGCCCAAGGTGGGGGTCGAGGTGGCCCCGCAGAACGGGAACGGCTCGGCGGAACCCCCCAAGGAGGAGAGCGAGGGCGAAGCGGGCGGTGCGGACACCATCGAGCccgccccggccgccgccgACGGCGGCGACCCCAAAACCGAAGGGGCCGCCGCCCCCAAGGACGCCcccaagaagaagaagaagttCTCCTTCAAGAAATCCTTCAAGCTGAGCGGGATCTCCTTTCGCAAGAACAAGAAGGAAGCCGGGGACTCCTCCGGCTCCTCGCCCACGGAGGAACAGGGCAAGAGCGAGGAGACCCCGCCGGGGGGGCTGCAGCCCTCGGCTCCCCCCGAGGAGGAGCAGAGCGGCCCCGGGGAGGGCGGCGAGGGGCCCGAGCCCAAGGATGGAGGAGAAGCCGCGGGgagccaggaggaggagaatcagcagcagcagggaggggagagccAAGGAGACACAGCCAAACCCGAGGAGCCCTCGAAAACCGCGGGGCCGGAGCCCACAACGAGCCCGGCGGAGCAGAAGGAAGAGTAG